A window of Parasynechococcus marenigrum WH 8102 contains these coding sequences:
- the lipA gene encoding lipoyl synthase, protein MSKYSTIAPTERLPEWLRRPIGDASALERVQGLVKQNRLHTICEEGRCPNRGECYAAGTATFLLGGSICTRSCAFCQVEKGQAPMAVDPAEAQRVADAVEAMQLRYVVLTAVARDDLADHGAALFTTTMEAIRARNPLIAIEVLTPDFWGGCPDPQQAVAAQRERLSTVLAADPVCFNHNLETVQRLQGEVRRGATYERSLGLLAACRELAPTIPTKSGLMLGLGESRDEVIAAMRDLRAVDCQRLTLGQYLRPSLAHIPVDRYWTPEEFDELGAVARDLGFAQVRSGPLVRSSYHAAD, encoded by the coding sequence ATGAGCAAATACAGCACCATTGCTCCGACGGAACGACTGCCGGAGTGGCTGCGGCGACCGATCGGCGATGCATCTGCGCTCGAGCGGGTGCAGGGATTGGTCAAGCAGAACCGGTTGCACACCATCTGCGAGGAGGGGCGTTGCCCCAACCGCGGTGAGTGTTATGCAGCTGGCACAGCCACGTTTTTGCTGGGTGGTTCGATCTGCACCCGCAGCTGTGCCTTCTGCCAGGTGGAGAAGGGCCAAGCACCCATGGCGGTGGACCCTGCTGAGGCGCAGCGGGTGGCTGATGCGGTGGAGGCGATGCAGCTGCGTTATGTGGTGCTCACGGCCGTCGCCCGTGATGACCTGGCTGATCACGGTGCAGCTCTCTTCACTACAACGATGGAGGCGATCCGCGCCCGCAATCCGCTGATTGCCATCGAGGTGTTGACGCCGGATTTCTGGGGTGGCTGTCCCGATCCACAACAGGCTGTTGCCGCGCAGCGTGAGCGGCTGTCCACCGTGCTCGCGGCTGACCCCGTGTGCTTCAACCACAACCTGGAAACCGTCCAACGCCTGCAAGGTGAGGTACGGCGCGGTGCCACCTACGAGCGATCCCTCGGGCTGCTGGCGGCGTGCCGGGAGCTGGCTCCAACGATTCCCACCAAATCAGGGTTGATGCTGGGCCTTGGCGAGAGCCGTGATGAGGTGATTGCTGCGATGCGGGATCTGCGGGCTGTGGATTGTCAGCGCCTCACCCTCGGCCAGTACCTGCGTCCGTCCTTGGCTCACATCCCAGTGGATCGCTATTGGACGCCGGAGGAGTTTGACGAACTCGGTGCTGTGGCCCGCGATCTTGGGTTCGCCCAGGTGCGCAGTGGTCCGCTGGTGCGCAGCAGTTATCACGCTGCCGATTGA
- the recR gene encoding recombination mediator RecR, which produces MARLIDQFERLPGIGPRTAQRLALHLLNQPEEQIRQFADALLAARTQVGQCQTCFHLSADPECEICRNPERRNGLICVVADSRDLLALERTREFQGRYHVLGGLISPMDGIGPELLHVTPLVARINQEDITEVILALTPSVEGDTTSLYLARLLKPFCPVSRIAYGLPMGSELEYADEVTLSRALEGRRPLD; this is translated from the coding sequence TTGGCCCGGCTGATCGATCAGTTTGAGAGGCTCCCAGGGATTGGCCCGCGCACGGCGCAACGGCTTGCTTTGCATCTGCTGAACCAGCCAGAGGAGCAGATCCGCCAGTTTGCTGATGCCCTGCTGGCGGCCCGCACACAAGTGGGGCAATGCCAGACCTGCTTTCATCTGTCGGCCGATCCGGAATGCGAGATCTGCCGCAACCCGGAGCGCCGCAACGGTTTGATCTGTGTGGTGGCCGATTCCCGAGACCTGCTGGCCCTGGAGCGCACACGAGAGTTCCAAGGCCGGTATCACGTTCTTGGTGGTTTGATCTCGCCGATGGATGGCATCGGCCCGGAATTGCTCCATGTGACCCCGCTGGTGGCCAGGATCAATCAGGAGGACATCACTGAGGTGATCCTGGCACTGACTCCCAGCGTGGAGGGGGACACCACCAGCCTTTATCTGGCTCGTTTGCTCAAGCCGTTTTGTCCCGTGAGCCGCATCGCCTATGGCCTGCCGATGGGGAGTGAACTGGAGTACGCCGACGAGGTCACTCTCAGCCGGGCCCTGGAGGGCCGGCGCCCGCTGGACTGA
- a CDS encoding cation:proton antiporter domain-containing protein, whose product MLGSPIGPTVMAMQASIGQVMHHPLGVFSLLVAISAAVPPLIRRIGLPDLVGLLVAGVVVGPHALNWVDSGSETVRLLSDLGAVYLLFTMGLEIDLEEFNRVKRRSFIYGLLILLIGVGTGVSIGLLAGFASVSCLLLGALMATHTPLGYPIVRSYGAQKDESVVVSVGSTIFTDIVALLLLAVGLGLGQGDLSGVGLGLLLLRIGLFAVLVVVGIRWLGRRLVLRGINDENRMVLAVLVALFLASLGAELAGVEKIVGAFLAGLAVNSVLPEGRVKEQVIFVGGVLFIPIFFIDLGLLLDVGSLGASLSNYQFTGLMLVGAIGGKGLASWISGALFGYRRPQILMMWSLTMPKVAATLATAFIGFQAGLLNQTVLNAVLAVMVVTATLGPILTERSVTRLNEARQGTLPASFGEEVSALDGVSEVVQRPLRIVVPVANPSNEQGLITMASRLLRGSAGGDGLLLPLAMVNPSLEEVRGGLNRAVAAARSRLRVAESIGADLQVPTRTLLRLDEDVAGGMSRTALEQAADLLLIGAGRQDQLRAWLMGDIVDGVCRTAHCPVVVVNLGRHADAAMHRILVPIKDLSASAREQVELALRVINSAPENQRTRITLLHVHDPRFSGSDRQWMEEQLIRWRPAGIPADRFHIVIVRGPGIDGSIHRLSRDHDLVILRTQRRRVAGLPIPGSDRTSKLISQLPCASMVISDPLV is encoded by the coding sequence GTCATGGCCATGCAGGCCTCCATCGGCCAGGTGATGCATCACCCCCTCGGCGTGTTTTCGCTGCTGGTGGCGATCAGTGCGGCGGTGCCGCCCCTCATCCGCCGGATCGGTTTGCCGGACCTGGTGGGGTTGCTGGTTGCGGGCGTCGTGGTGGGACCACACGCCCTCAACTGGGTGGACAGCGGCAGCGAAACAGTGCGGTTGCTCTCCGATCTGGGGGCGGTGTACCTGCTGTTCACCATGGGGCTGGAAATTGATCTGGAGGAGTTCAACCGGGTCAAACGCCGCTCCTTCATCTATGGCCTGTTGATCCTTCTGATCGGTGTGGGTACCGGCGTCAGCATCGGCCTGTTGGCCGGGTTCGCCTCCGTCTCCTGCCTGTTGCTGGGGGCCCTGATGGCCACCCACACGCCGCTGGGCTATCCGATCGTCCGCAGTTACGGCGCTCAGAAGGATGAGTCGGTGGTGGTGAGTGTCGGCAGCACGATCTTCACCGACATCGTGGCGTTGCTGCTGCTGGCGGTGGGCCTGGGCCTCGGCCAAGGCGATCTCAGCGGAGTTGGCCTGGGCCTGTTGTTGCTGAGGATCGGCCTGTTCGCTGTGCTGGTGGTGGTGGGCATCCGCTGGCTGGGGCGACGGCTGGTGCTGCGCGGCATCAATGACGAAAACCGCATGGTGCTGGCGGTGCTGGTGGCGCTGTTCCTGGCGTCCCTGGGGGCCGAGTTGGCGGGGGTGGAAAAAATTGTCGGTGCCTTCCTGGCCGGCCTCGCCGTGAATTCGGTGCTGCCTGAGGGACGGGTGAAGGAGCAGGTGATTTTCGTCGGTGGTGTGCTGTTCATCCCGATCTTCTTCATCGATCTGGGTCTGCTGCTTGATGTGGGCAGCCTCGGGGCCAGCCTCAGCAATTACCAGTTCACCGGTCTGATGCTGGTGGGGGCCATCGGCGGCAAGGGTCTGGCCTCCTGGATCAGCGGCGCATTGTTCGGCTACCGCCGCCCGCAGATCCTGATGATGTGGTCGCTGACCATGCCCAAGGTGGCGGCGACCCTGGCCACGGCCTTCATCGGCTTCCAGGCGGGGCTGCTCAACCAGACGGTGCTCAACGCGGTGCTGGCGGTGATGGTGGTGACGGCCACCCTCGGACCGATCCTGACGGAGCGTTCGGTCACCCGTCTGAACGAGGCGCGTCAGGGCACGCTTCCCGCCAGCTTCGGGGAGGAGGTTTCCGCTCTGGATGGGGTCAGCGAAGTGGTGCAACGGCCACTACGGATCGTGGTGCCCGTGGCGAATCCCAGCAATGAGCAGGGGCTGATCACCATGGCCTCAAGATTGCTGCGGGGCTCCGCCGGTGGCGACGGTCTGTTGCTGCCCCTGGCGATGGTGAACCCAAGTTTGGAGGAGGTGCGCGGCGGTCTGAACCGGGCGGTGGCGGCGGCCCGCTCCCGGCTGAGGGTGGCGGAGTCGATCGGAGCCGATCTGCAGGTGCCCACCCGCACGCTGTTGCGGCTGGATGAGGACGTGGCCGGTGGCATGAGCCGCACGGCGCTGGAACAGGCAGCGGATCTGCTGCTGATCGGTGCCGGCCGCCAGGACCAGCTGCGGGCCTGGTTGATGGGCGACATCGTGGATGGCGTGTGCAGAACAGCCCACTGCCCTGTTGTGGTGGTGAACCTTGGCCGTCATGCCGATGCGGCAATGCATCGCATCCTGGTGCCGATCAAGGACCTCTCCGCCAGTGCCCGTGAGCAGGTGGAATTGGCCCTGCGGGTGATCAACAGCGCCCCGGAGAACCAACGCACCCGGATCACGCTGCTGCACGTGCATGATCCCCGCTTCAGCGGATCGGATCGGCAGTGGATGGAGGAACAGTTGATCCGCTGGCGACCGGCCGGGATCCCCGCTGATCGCTTCCACATCGTGATCGTGCGGGGGCCCGGCATAGATGGGTCCATCCATCGCCTCAGCCGCGACCACGACCTGGTGATCCTGCGCACCCAACGCCGGCGTGTCGCCGGACTGCCAATTCCCGGCAGCGATCGCACCAGCAAGTTGATCAGTCAGTTGCCCTGCGCGTCGATGGTGATCAGCGATCCGCTGGTCTGA
- the psbP gene encoding photosystem II reaction center PsbP has product MQLLRSLSRLLVCGILTMALGACAAGPTAGLQSYQSPDGRFAFLYPTGWTQVQVSNGPRVVFHDLIHGDETVSLMVNKVDENNDLTELGSAVAVGERLRREVIATAGSGRTAELVEAQEREMNGHTFYDLEYAVHLEDRDRHELATVVVDRGRLYTLATSVNEDRWEKVDDLCGRVVRSLNLLV; this is encoded by the coding sequence ATGCAGCTGCTCCGCTCCCTCTCCCGACTGCTCGTCTGCGGGATCCTGACGATGGCTTTGGGAGCATGTGCGGCTGGACCAACCGCAGGCCTGCAGTCGTATCAGAGCCCCGATGGTCGTTTCGCCTTCCTTTATCCCACCGGTTGGACCCAGGTGCAGGTAAGCAATGGACCGCGGGTGGTGTTTCACGACCTGATCCACGGCGATGAGACTGTGAGCCTGATGGTGAACAAGGTGGATGAGAACAACGACCTCACCGAACTGGGCAGTGCTGTTGCGGTGGGAGAGCGCCTACGCCGTGAGGTGATCGCCACCGCCGGCAGTGGCCGTACTGCTGAGCTGGTGGAAGCGCAGGAGCGCGAGATGAATGGCCATACCTTTTACGACCTGGAATACGCGGTGCACCTGGAAGACCGCGACCGCCACGAGCTGGCGACGGTGGTTGTGGATCGGGGCCGCCTCTACACCTTGGCCACCAGCGTCAACGAAGACCGCTGGGAGAAGGTGGATGACCTCTGCGGCCGTGTGGTGCGCTCGCTCAACCTGCTGGTTTGA
- a CDS encoding LCP family protein: MAALLSSLRHRPLWQVCGLGLAVGLLVSVPLARRHPLAGWWGLGIGEVVVLGQDAGGSNTDTIFTLKVKPGSTRITQIPRDSYINPDGFGAMKINGLLRRGGPEAVERELTRLMNRPVRHHVVVSLQTLPLLANLVGGIEVDVPKRLYYVDRSQDLVIDLQPGRQVLSGKALEGFLRWRNDGYGDFGRLERQQLALKGLANRLRQPQNLLKLPLLLGVVRTQVQTDLNPLQMAGLATGLICTDLDAHRLQARPFSRGGISYLETTWPN; encoded by the coding sequence ATGGCCGCGCTGCTCTCCAGTTTGCGCCATCGCCCGCTTTGGCAGGTGTGCGGCTTGGGCCTGGCCGTGGGATTGCTGGTGTCGGTGCCGTTGGCTCGGCGTCATCCCCTGGCTGGTTGGTGGGGCCTTGGCATCGGCGAAGTGGTAGTGCTGGGGCAGGACGCGGGTGGCAGCAACACCGACACGATCTTCACGTTGAAGGTGAAGCCCGGCAGCACGCGCATCACGCAGATTCCCCGCGACAGTTACATCAACCCGGATGGATTCGGGGCGATGAAGATCAATGGATTGCTGAGGCGCGGTGGACCAGAGGCGGTGGAGCGGGAGCTGACGCGGCTGATGAACCGGCCGGTGCGCCATCACGTGGTGGTGTCGCTTCAGACGTTGCCGTTGCTGGCCAATTTGGTGGGCGGCATTGAAGTGGACGTGCCCAAACGGCTGTATTACGTGGATCGCAGCCAGGATCTGGTGATTGACCTGCAGCCAGGGCGTCAGGTGTTGAGCGGCAAGGCGTTGGAGGGATTTCTGCGTTGGCGTAACGACGGATATGGCGATTTCGGACGTCTGGAACGGCAGCAACTGGCGTTGAAGGGTTTGGCGAATCGTTTGCGGCAGCCGCAGAATCTTTTGAAGCTGCCGCTGTTGCTGGGCGTCGTGCGCACGCAGGTGCAAACCGACCTCAATCCGCTGCAGATGGCTGGTCTAGCCACGGGATTGATCTGCACTGATCTCGATGCACATCGATTGCAAGCGAGACCCTTCAGTCGCGGTGGCATCAGTTACCTGGAAACCACCTGGCCGAATTGA